One stretch of Streptomyces hygroscopicus DNA includes these proteins:
- a CDS encoding TetR family transcriptional regulator, which translates to MDSSSTRRQATRQKLFEAAVTLIAEQGFSSTTVDEIAERAGVAKGTVYYNFASKTVLFEELLQHGIELLTASLQSAADENAERGGSHVDALDAMVRAGLDFISRYPSLTQLYVAELWRTNRAWQSTLMMVRQRAIAVIEAELRAGVAGHEFSGDIDIPLTASALFGMVLVAALDWQSYQPERSLEDVHAALSRLLQGRVGGTVASG; encoded by the coding sequence ATGGACAGCAGCAGCACGCGCCGCCAGGCCACACGCCAGAAACTCTTCGAGGCAGCGGTCACCCTCATCGCCGAACAGGGCTTCTCCTCCACCACCGTGGACGAGATCGCCGAGCGGGCCGGGGTGGCCAAGGGCACGGTCTACTACAACTTCGCCAGCAAGACCGTGCTCTTCGAGGAGCTGCTGCAGCACGGCATCGAGCTGCTGACCGCATCCCTACAGAGCGCCGCCGACGAGAACGCGGAGCGCGGCGGCAGTCATGTGGACGCGCTGGACGCCATGGTCCGGGCCGGGCTGGACTTCATCTCCCGCTATCCGTCGCTGACCCAGCTGTACGTGGCCGAGCTGTGGCGCACCAACCGCGCCTGGCAGTCCACCTTGATGATGGTCCGGCAGCGGGCCATAGCGGTGATCGAGGCCGAGCTGCGGGCCGGGGTGGCCGGGCACGAGTTCAGCGGGGACATCGACATCCCGCTGACGGCGTCGGCGCTGTTCGGGATGGTGCTGGTGGCCGCGCTGGACTGGCAGTCCTACCAGCCGGAGCGGTCGCTGGAGGATGTGCACGCGGCGCTGTCGCGGCTGCTGCAGGGCCGCGTGGGCGGGACCGTGGCCTCCGGATAG
- a CDS encoding phytoene dehydrogenase, with protein sequence MLPRLSVGADKVAVMARIVVIGSGMGAMAAAARLTVAGHRVVVYERGRAHGGGVGRFARDGFRFDTGPGLLHLPAVYRDLFVKTGKQTLEQSVELSQVDPASRHLFTDGTDVRLPNASRAGVLQALDGAFGAGAGERWSDLVNRAREVWDATRRPLLEEPLRADWRVLGRDPYPAAPVRRGRLGGLFGRGGADGPPTLAGVARRELKDPRAVALLESHALAHGLDPRSAPAAATVLPYIEQTFGAWYVRGGMRALADALHERCRQRKVEFHFDAEVTGIVEKDGRAAGVELADGTVAEADAVVSGIDPALLPPLLGGQALWREGDVRPEPGAGGGTPGRLTVLLALRGTRPADTAHRTVVHAPDREAELAAVFGDGHGLREPCPHPTVTVLRPDDPTVRPDEEHEAVTLTAVVAPHGPVDWTDGAAAEQDAQRLITAAEAAIPGLRDRMLWHEVRTPADTEAETGARGGAVPGPVLAGADGAFLRPANVTRLPGLYLAGGWAHPGGGLAHAGMSGALVAGLIVEGEDWRGSQ encoded by the coding sequence GTGCTGCCCCGGCTGTCGGTGGGGGCGGATAAAGTCGCGGTCATGGCACGGATTGTGGTGATCGGCTCCGGGATGGGCGCCATGGCGGCGGCGGCCCGGCTGACCGTGGCGGGCCACCGGGTGGTGGTGTACGAGCGCGGGCGGGCCCATGGCGGCGGGGTCGGCCGCTTCGCGCGGGACGGATTCCGCTTCGACACCGGCCCGGGGCTGCTGCACCTGCCCGCCGTCTACCGGGATCTGTTCGTGAAGACCGGCAAGCAGACCCTGGAGCAGAGCGTCGAGCTCAGCCAGGTCGACCCGGCGAGCCGGCATCTCTTCACCGACGGCACGGATGTCCGGCTGCCCAATGCCTCACGGGCCGGGGTGCTCCAGGCGCTGGACGGCGCCTTCGGCGCGGGCGCGGGCGAGCGCTGGAGTGATCTGGTCAACCGGGCGCGCGAGGTGTGGGACGCCACCCGCAGGCCGCTCCTGGAGGAGCCGCTGCGCGCCGACTGGCGGGTCCTGGGCCGCGATCCCTATCCGGCCGCCCCCGTGCGGCGCGGGCGGCTAGGCGGCCTGTTCGGCCGGGGCGGTGCCGACGGCCCGCCCACGCTCGCCGGAGTGGCCCGCCGTGAGCTGAAGGATCCGCGCGCCGTGGCCCTCCTGGAGAGCCATGCGCTGGCGCACGGCCTCGACCCGCGCTCCGCCCCCGCCGCGGCCACCGTGCTGCCCTATATCGAGCAGACGTTCGGCGCCTGGTATGTGCGCGGGGGTATGCGGGCGCTCGCCGATGCCCTCCATGAGCGCTGCCGTCAGCGGAAGGTCGAGTTCCACTTCGACGCCGAGGTCACCGGCATCGTGGAGAAGGACGGCCGTGCGGCGGGCGTGGAGCTGGCCGACGGCACCGTCGCGGAGGCCGACGCGGTGGTCTCGGGCATCGACCCCGCGCTGCTGCCCCCGCTGCTCGGCGGGCAGGCCCTTTGGCGGGAGGGGGACGTGCGGCCGGAGCCCGGCGCGGGCGGCGGCACGCCGGGGCGACTGACCGTCCTTCTGGCGCTGCGCGGCACCCGTCCCGCGGACACCGCGCACCGCACGGTGGTCCACGCCCCGGACCGGGAGGCGGAGTTGGCCGCCGTCTTCGGCGACGGCCACGGGCTCCGCGAGCCCTGCCCCCACCCCACGGTGACCGTGCTGCGCCCGGACGACCCCACGGTGCGCCCGGACGAGGAGCACGAGGCCGTCACCCTTACCGCCGTCGTCGCCCCGCACGGCCCGGTGGACTGGACGGACGGCGCGGCGGCGGAACAGGACGCCCAGCGGCTGATCACGGCCGCCGAGGCCGCGATACCGGGGCTGCGGGACCGGATGCTGTGGCATGAGGTCCGCACACCCGCCGACACCGAGGCGGAGACGGGCGCCAGGGGCGGCGCCGTGCCGGGCCCGGTGCTCGCCGGGGCGGACGGCGCGTTTCTGCGGCCCGCCAATGTCACCCGGCTCCCGGGCCTGTATCTGGCGGGCGGCTGGGCCCATCCGGGCGGCGGGCTCGCCCACGCCGGAATGTCGGGCGCGCTGGTGGCCGGGCTGATCGTCGAGGGCGAGGACTGGCGCGGCTCCCAGTAG